The genomic stretch GAGTTTTCCAGGCGTATTCTCATAGCATCAGTACATTGAGatacttttgcttcttttccacTTCTTCTGCCTATAATTGTGTTCTGCAGTCCAGTTGCATTGGTTGATCCCTCCAACAGAATGTTAAATAGTCATGTAGATCTGGGGTGGCTTGGCTTTACTCCTGACCTTTGTGAGAATGCCTCTGGTGCTTCCTTATTAGGTAAGGTGCTGGCTTTAGCTCTGAGGTGTGATATTAGAGTTTTAAAATCAGTAATCTTTGGGCAGTTTGATTTGAGGCATGGGAGGCAGATGGTCTAACCCCCACCTCTCCTAAGCTCTGGACAGAAGACGGTAAACAAAATCTGTCAGgtagggaagggggaaaggggattcctttgcttcctctcttCCACAACATCACTCTCTACAccaccaacccccaccccccccaaaaaaaaaaaaccacgttGCTTTTCAGAGGACTCATGAACTCATTTTGGAGTGCGGGAACATGCTCTCCTAATCCTATTCTTCCATACAGATTGACCCTCCAGATTAGGGAACAggcagctttttgtttgtttgtttgtttttgtttttttgtgtgtgtggtacgcagccagcgggcctctcactgctgcggcctctcccgttgcggagcacaggctccggacgcaggctcagcagccatggctcacgggcccagctgctctgcggcatgtgggatcttcccggaccggggcgcgaacccgtgtcccctgcattggcaggtggtggattctcaaccactgcgccaccagggaagccccccaggcaGCTGTCTTTTAAGAGAGCTTTGGAGTTAACCTCCTGGCCTTCCTTGTCCTGCactttttcatctgtttctgcCCCCCATTCTTCCACTCCAGGGCAGCCCCATGCCTTGTGATGATGgttgtttttctcctctcctcaggTGCATGGCTGCTTCCTAATCCTGGAGCCCAGAGGAAACATCCCTAGAACTGTGGGAGTGTGAGCCAGGCAAGCCAAGGGCAGCCTTGAACCCCACCCTTGCCCGCCTCCCCCGCGGGGGCCAGGATGCTGAAGAAGCAGTCTGCAGGGCTTGTGCTGTGGGGCGCCATCCTCTTTGTGGCCTGGAACGCCCTGTTGCTCCTCTTCTTTTGGACGCGCCCGGCGCCTGGCAGGCTGCCCTCAGACAGTGCTCTCGATGATGACCCCGCCAGCCTCACCCGTGAGGTGATCCGCCTGGCCCAGGACGCTGAGGTCGAGTTGGAGCGGCAGCGGGGGCTGTTGCAGCAGATCAGGGAGCATCACGCTAGGTGGAGCCAGCGGTGGAGGGTGCCTACCGTGGCCCCGCCTGTCCTGCCGCGAGTGCCTGTGACCTCTCCGCCAGCTGTGATCCCCATCCTGGTCATCGCCTGTGACCGCAGCACTGTCCGGCGCTGCCTGGACAAGCTGCTGCATTATCGGCCTTCAGCAGAGCACTTCCCCGTCATCGTCAGCCAGGACTGCGGGCATGAGGAGACAGCCCAGGTCATTGCCTCCTACGGCAGCGCTATCACGCACATCCGGCAGCCTGACCTGAGCAACATTGCAGTGCCACCCGACCACCGAAAGTTCCAGGGCTACTACAAGATTGCTCGGCACTACCGCTGGGCGCTGGGCCAGGTCTTTCACAAGTTCAAGTTCCCAGCGGCTGTGGTGGTGGAGGATGATCTGGAGGTGGCTCCAGACTTCTTCGAGTACTTCCAGGCCACGTACCCGCTGCTGAGGGCCGACCCCTCCCTCTGGTGTGTGTCTGCCTGGAATGACAACGGCAAGGAGCAGATGGTGGACTCAAGCAAGCCTGAGCTGCTCTACCGCACAGACTTTTTCCCTGGCCTGGGCTGGCTGCTGTTGGCCGAGCTCTGGGCTGAGCTGGAGCCCAAGTGGCCCAAGGCCTTCTGGGATGACTGGATGCGCCGGCCAGAGCAGCGGCAGGGCCGGGCCTGTGTGCGGCCTGAAATCTCCAGAACGATGACCTTTGGCCGCAAAGGTGTGAGCCATGGGCAGTTCTTTGACCAGCACCTCAAGTTTATCAAGCTGAACCAGCACTTCGTGCCCTTCACCCAGCTGGACCTGTCCTACCTGCGACAGGAGGCCTATGACAGGGATTTCCTTGCACGTGTCTACGGTGCTCCCCTGCTGCAGGTGGAGAAAGTGAGGACCAGTGAGCGGAGTGAGCTGGGGGAGGTGCGGGTGCAGTACACGAGCAGGGACAGCTTCAAGGCCTTCGCCAAGGCCCTGGGAGTCATGGATGACCTCAAGTCTGGTGTCCCCAGGGCCGGCTACCAGGGCATCGTCAGCTTCCTGTTCCGGGGCCGCCGTGTCCACctagccccaccccagacctgggACGGCTATGATCCTAGCTGGAATTAGCAGCACCTGCCTGTCCCTCCTGGGGCCCCTCCTGGCCATATCATGGCCTAAGATGGGACCGCAGTCCCTGGGCTGCATCAtcctctctgtgtttctctcttgggtccatttatcttctttttttttttttttttttctttttttgagtggCATTCAAGTGCACAGATGATAAGGTGAGGGTTATTCTCCCGTTCTCAAGGGGGTCAAATCAGGGGGATCTTTCTGGGGTATGTTGGGGGAGTTATTAAGCAGCAAAACCACTGTGTGGTAGGGAGAGACTTGGGCTTGTTGGGGCCACAAAATCCACGTTCCAGGTTTTCTCCTAGGACATCTGTGGAGAAGTTGACAACTTTAGTTCTCTTGACCAGGCCTCttttccctgtcctggctattctaGCCAAGAGTATGAGCCCTCCTCCTGTAcctgtcccccaccatctccaCCTTCCCCCAACTGGAGCAAGGTGGGAGGCTGGATTATGTGAGAAGGAGATGTATTTGTGGCCAGAATGAGACTAACCAAAGGGGTTTCATCATCATCAGGTTCTGGGCAGAGCTGTTAGGTTGTCGGGGTTTACTCCCTCCTgcctgtatttctctttttccccctctcctttATCCCTGACCGTCGCCTCTCAGCTCTTCTTTCCCTGCAGCCTAGCAGTTCGTGATCCTAAGATGAAACGGTGAAGGGGAAAAGCAGAACCTCTCCTcagctcacccgctggggtggggggaaaagcCTTGGGTGCTGGGGCGCCCCTCCCTCATCCTTCCTCCAAGAAACAGACTGCCCCCTATCCCGTCCTTTCTAAAAACCAATCCTTTCCCTGTCGCTCTGGGACGGTTTATGCTAGCCCGGCCCGTGGCTTCTGGAGGCCCTCTCAGTGTGAGGTAGAGCAGCCAAGACCATTcagcccagcctccttcccttctcccccaagCATTCCCTTCCCGTGTGCACAGATTAGGACGCAGATGGTGGGTTGGAGAGCAacgtgtgtgtttttctttcttgcctgACCCCAGTTCATGGAAGAAAGTTGAAGCtacagaattattttcaaaaataaagcctGAATTGTCTGAAaaactgtgtgtgtttgtgtgtcctgGTAAAGGAGTTGGGGgtggaaaagggaggagaaaggtggaggaagcaaggaaaagaATGAGGACTAAAGGAAGGGGCTGCACAGGCGAGAGGAAGTAGGTCAGttggaggaaggaaagcagatgATGGGAAGATAAGAGCAGGGAGTGGGAGAAAAGGCATAGGAGAGCTAAGGAGGGGCCTAGGTGGGAAAGAAAGGCCAGGCTTGGAGGTGGAGAGGGCCCAAGGCTTCACTCCCCTAGTGCTAATCTTCTCTAGAGGTGGGCTGTGGGGCCCTCAAGGCCTGGTCCGAGAGAGAATGCACGCAGTCCCTTCTGAAATGGGCACCTTGGGCGGGATGCCCTCCGCTGGCCCACGCAGCATTCACTAGGCATCCTCCAGCACCTTCCAGGACGCAGAGCTGACAACTGGATCAACACTGGCAGCAGCACCCACACATAAATGGCAAACTTTGCCTGAAACTATCCTGAGAGTTTCTATtttccactaattttttttttttttttaatgctgcttGTGACCTACCAACTTGATTTCATCAGTGGGTTTGAAAACCCTGGGCTAGGTGACTTTGTTGACAGAAACCATCCTCGAGCTTCACACCAGATGGATGAGTTGTGGAGAAGGGAGTGTCACCAGGTCACTGAGGGAGCAACTCTGGCCTCCCTTGTGGGCTAAGGGAACCAGGGTCAGACATTCATCTTAACCTTTTAGATTGTTGTAGAGCTAGTTTTGTCTTCCCACGTGCTCTTAGACGGATGTTTAAACCCTGTTTGGGGGTAGAGAGATGATCGTTATCCGCGATTTGCAAGGCTCTCCGTTTCGACACAATTGGGCCAGCTGTGCTTTGGCTGCCAGAATCCATGTTCTTAGCACTAAATTAATTTAACAGTTGCTTACCAAGTGCATTGTTCTGAGTGCTCCACAAATTAAAATgaactcctttaatcctcagaGAGATCATGGGTAGTTAAGTATTGCTCCGTTTAACAGGTGAGGAGCAAACGGGCACAGAGAAGGTcctttgcccaaggccacacacctggttggggtggagccaggatttgaatggAACCCATGTTGTTAATCACTACTTAATCAGgacccttccctttctctcctttacaGCCTTTCCTCCAAGGCCATCTCCTCTGCCTTTCTTGTACTCCGGTCTCCCCTCCCACAGGCTCCAGGTTGGTGGGTGGGCCTGGGCTCCCAGGCCAAACAGCAGGTAGGAGTGGGAGGGCAGCCCTCCCAGGGAGATTGTAGAGGAGGAGACCCTCAGAAGATTCAGGCTGGTTTCTCAGGTTTGTCCTCAAGTGAGGGAGGACTTTCAGGGGTCTCTGTGTCCTGTTTCGCTTCCTTTGGATGCGGGTCCCCAGAGAGGCCACATTCACTATGCCAAGACATCCTCAGGTGGGATTCACGTGTGCATGGCTGCCATCCCTCATAGAGCATGATCCTCCTTTGGATAACAAAGCAAGCGGACATACCAAATGGAAAAACATGGTGTCATTAAATCCTGCAGAATTCTGCTAACCATGACTTTGGAGGTTAAAGATAATACCAAAGAGCTCACCCAGCTCAACACGGCTCCCGGCCAGGTGGGCCTGATCTTGGGAGAGGGCAGTGAGTGGTGGCTTAaagcaggatcttagtcccctgccCAGGAGTTGAACCTGGGTAACCTGGGTGAaaaaccaggaatcctaaccGCTAGACCACCAGGGGCTAGAGACTAAAAGCAAAGttcccctggctcttgccccatTTGAAAAACGAATTTCTCaatgaggcaaaaactgtaaaaaacaggtacaaagtttattatcaGAGACACAGCATAGCATGTGGGAGAGCGCACAGAGAAACTGTTGatttatttaagacagaagcaaggcagaaatataCACCAGGAGAGAAAGGGTGTAGGTGTCCTCCCTGGTGGGGAGGAGCGCAGTAAAAAGGcagttaaatcatttatatagggCAGTTTTTCccggtctttgtttacctttggccaattatcctgtttcttttctcacaCCTGACCTGCCATAGGACCCTCCCCATATTGCGTGCACAACATtttgccaagatggattccagcataGAGGCCTGTGGGAGTTTTGGCATCACCTAGTGTGGGGTGGCACCCCCTCCTTTCTGACCCCCtaggagcctttctgcgcatgtgtagtcAGGGAGGTCTCCTTGGTCTCAGGaatggtcatcttatctctttactccagcagagctcagctcctgCCATTAACTTTGGCCTTGGAGTGTCTAGGGAAAAAAAGCTCCAATTTTACTCcacttgacaaacaccagctgtccagcccaggggcccatctaccACCGACCTCAGGCCCTCACTGAAACGTCGGTGACCGACTGGCAAGGTGCTTGCAGGTTGCAAGTCCCCGTGGGTGGAGGGTTTGTTGGCGTCTCAGCTGCCCACAGGAGGCCTCACGGGGACCTGGTGTGTTTGTGGGCCCAGAAACAGCTTGGGCCATCCCACCACTCCTGCACCTTGGCCTTGGCCCTTCAGCCTCTGCCAGTGACCCAAAGCCCTTCCTCCTCCATTTCCTGCCATTCTCTCCAAACACTGCTGTGTCCGCCTTCCCTCCACTGCACAAGTCTCTCAGCCTAGGTCCTCTTCTCTTATCTGGGTGATTCAGGTGGGATTTTATTTGTGGGCTGAGTCATCCCGGTGTGGACAGATGTGTTGGATACGGTCTCTGGCCAGGGTCCCCCTGAGCCTTGGGTTGATCCCCTGGGGTTTGTTCAAAACCGGACCAAGGCTGGGGGTCGCACCTGGGGGCGTGGTAGGGGGCCAGGTGTAGGGCTGACGGCGGAGTTGAGGATGGAGATTGGgacaggtggaggtggggtggggggaaggggagcttGGGGGTGTGTGTGCTGAGTTTAGATTGTTAGATACAACAACCTTTTAAAGTGAAaggtatcatttcctttttttcttgttacaaaagcgaaatatattcattttagaaaTCAGCAGATAATAAAACATTCACACGTACATACCCCACCCCAGTCCCGTCTCTGTTTACTCCTGTCAGGCATCTTTCTCCTATATGTAGATAAATAGGTAAATCATCTATAAAAGCcataaatttacataaatatttatttagctttatGTAAGTTAAACATTTACATATAACCATGTCAAATATTCACCTTCACCATAATTTTAATCATGTACCCTCTTCCTTAAATATCTTTAACAAACACTTGGGACTTCAGGCTACCTGAAAGGATTTCCTTAGAGATCAGGGGTTTGCCTACAGCCCAGCCGGGGCCTTTAATCTCTGTCTGttctccctcccacacaccctTCACCTACGAGCAGAGGTCAGGGCCCTTGCTGGTATGGGGACAGACACCACATCTCCTGTCTTGAGGCACAGagtcttgcttgactgctttccagtgcttctgcattttctcacttgtctgattaaatttgctctttggaactcagggaaggcctagaaAACTAAAGCTTTTTCACAACAAGAGTGGGGGTGGTGGAGATCTGTCCCCAGAAAGGCCCCAcggggtcctgctctgtttctcaGGGATCTGTGTGTCCCTTCCAGGAGATGCACTTGTATTAAAAGCAGCAGACTTTTACCTTATAGGGTATCGAGTCTGGTAGCCGAAACACAGAAACCCAACACGATGGTGGCCTAAATAAgatgttttatttctcattcactcaGAAGTCCAGGTGGGTGGTATTTTGAGGCTGCTACAGCAGATTCACACCCACCAAGAACTCagtcttccatttctttgtccTACCATAGTCAACACATGGTTCCCAGCACCTAGTCAAAGATGGTGCCCTGGCTCCAGTCAGATAGGAaggacagagaaggggagggcAAGCCTTTCTTTTTAGAATGAAACCTAGAATTTGTGCATATCTCCTTCCCTCATCTCCCAGTCACCAGCACTTGGTCTAGTCCCCCCAGTTGCAGGGGAGACAGGGAAATGTAGAGGCAGCCATGTGTTCAGCCAAAACTTCTCTTACCATGGTGGTACTAGCCACATTGGCCTACATGAAACCATGCAGTGGGCAGGAGTGAGGCCCCAGGTCATGAAAGGGGAGCTGGGTTCTGCCTCGTTTTCTGGACTGCACAAATTCTGAGCCTTGAGCTGTGTGGAGCTGCCTTGTAAGAAGTCCAATGACCCTGAGACTGCATTGCTGGAGAGGCTACAGCCCTGTGAATCAGCCACATTGCATATCCAGCCCGGGGGTGGGGTCCTTGGACGTCTGCTGCCCTGTTGACACCTACCTGAAACTGCATGGGACACCCAAGTGACAACTGCCCAGCCAAACACTTCCTGAATTTATGACCCACAAATAGGGAGCAAAATAAAACAGTTGTTTTATGATGCcaagttttggggtagtttgttaagGGACAGTGGTACCTGGTGGTCTTAGGTACTATGTTCTGTCACTGAAATGTAACATTTTATGTAACCAGAAGGGAatgtttaaacaaatattttgagaataagaatttttaaacatttactcaTCAATCCCTAGGGGTGAGAATATTGATATCTAGGAGACTGGCTCTATTTTTTAGGTAGAAGTGGTCCTTGAATTAATAGATGtgaatatcttttatttcctccccaagctttttttttcaaatttatattcaaaatattccccaagtttttattatgaaaattttcaagcaCATAGAGAAGTTGAAAGACTAGTACCAAGAAGACTCATATCCCTTCCATTGAGATGATATGACaattaatattttgtcatatgGCAAATATATATAACTTTCTATACCATTTGACAGAAAGTTACAGAATAAATcttattttcacataatttttctgATCTTATAAGTAGTGTATATTTTCATTGTATAACTCTTGTaagatgtagaaaaataaaaagaaaacaaggttcATCCATAACCCTACTGCCCAGATTAACTTCCTTGAAGCaagtttttaatttgcatttggtcttcattggGCAGGGGCGCCCTCTGCTGACAGTAGTGTGAATTGTCAGGGAGTGGAATTTTCATTTACATAGTCTCTTGGGGATTTTGGTTGCGTTGATTTCTCAGATTTATGAATAAATCAAGAAACCTGAGTTTCTGAAACTGCAGACCTGAGCCCCATGGCCACCTACCTGGGGATTTCATCAAAGTCTTGGGCGAGGCCTCACCTGAAACAGCTAGTCTGACCCACCATTCCTTGTTCTATTGTCCAAAAGAGATGGACATCCAGCCCCAATCCACACCCTGGCAGTTCTACATCCGGTTACACGGCCCACACATGTGGTTCCAACACCTCTCTCCCCAAACTGAACTGACTGTTTTTTcctagattctttttttccccttcctttgatTCATCCTCCCTATCCCCTTTTCTCCATCCACATCTTGTCTTCTTTATACTTCCCACCTTCTAGGGCCTCCGGTGTAAATTCACttcacatttgttcttttttctaccAACTTCTGCCTTACTGAAAATTAGCAAATTCATGTATTCACATTTATACAACAAGGCCTCTATAAGATCTATAAAAAGAAtattctcctctcctttctattcttccctccctccctccctccccacaggaaGTCACACTTTCCCTGGAAGTAGCATTCTGCCAGTTGCTTCAGGAGCTCCAAATAGCCATGGCAGTGAGCTCACACTGAATTACCTTGTTGTCTGCCTCCATTCCACGCTAGACAGGAACTGAAGTGATTTTAAAGTTACAGTGCATGAATAAAGTAATTAAACATTTTCATGGTTGATTGTCATACCCCTTCTATCaggaaaaattcaaggaaaataGTCTGGCTTTGTGGTAAgagtgtggggagaggagtgaaggaaggaatgagCATTTGAACATTCCAAGCACTGGAAGCATCACTGTAGAGTGGGCTGACATGCAATGAAGAGATGGGACCGTGTCACTCTCCGCTTTTTTGGCCAACAGTCTTGTCTTGTTGCCTCACTTTGCCTTATGTCACACAGCTCCTTCTCAAGGGGGCTCCAGAGCCTCATACTATGGAATGTGAAACAGTCTCAAACCCTCTGCTTGCTTGGCACATGGCGATCCATGACATGACATCTAGAGGAGATGCATGTCTCTCAGTGCTCTCCATTTAAGCTGACCTCGACCTGCTCTCATCTCACCTCCACTAGCAGGTGGGAAGCCTTCTTAAATCCCTGGCCTCTGTCACTGCTCACAATGTCAGACCCAGTTTTCAGCGGGTACCAGACAACTgccctgcccaaggccacacagagtTCTCTGAGCTATAAACGTGTGGAAATAGACAAGCTCCACCTAGACAGGTCTCCGACCCCcattcttgtttttcaaaacacCCTCCTTCCTGGTCTACTCTAATGTTCGGCAAAGTCGCATAGACagggaatactttttttttttttaattgaagtatagttgatttacagtattatgctagttttaggtgtacaacatagttattccatatttatgtagattatactccatttgaagttgttataaaata from Physeter macrocephalus isolate SW-GA chromosome 2, ASM283717v5, whole genome shotgun sequence encodes the following:
- the MGAT1 gene encoding alpha-1,3-mannosyl-glycoprotein 2-beta-N-acetylglucosaminyltransferase — its product is MLKKQSAGLVLWGAILFVAWNALLLLFFWTRPAPGRLPSDSALDDDPASLTREVIRLAQDAEVELERQRGLLQQIREHHARWSQRWRVPTVAPPVLPRVPVTSPPAVIPILVIACDRSTVRRCLDKLLHYRPSAEHFPVIVSQDCGHEETAQVIASYGSAITHIRQPDLSNIAVPPDHRKFQGYYKIARHYRWALGQVFHKFKFPAAVVVEDDLEVAPDFFEYFQATYPLLRADPSLWCVSAWNDNGKEQMVDSSKPELLYRTDFFPGLGWLLLAELWAELEPKWPKAFWDDWMRRPEQRQGRACVRPEISRTMTFGRKGVSHGQFFDQHLKFIKLNQHFVPFTQLDLSYLRQEAYDRDFLARVYGAPLLQVEKVRTSERSELGEVRVQYTSRDSFKAFAKALGVMDDLKSGVPRAGYQGIVSFLFRGRRVHLAPPQTWDGYDPSWN